A window from Oncorhynchus mykiss isolate Arlee chromosome 9, USDA_OmykA_1.1, whole genome shotgun sequence encodes these proteins:
- the taf6l gene encoding TAF6-like RNA polymerase II p300/CBP-associated factor-associated factor 65 kDa subunit 6L has protein sequence MEERRFAEVPRESVKLMAESAGVELSDDVAALLAEDVCYRLREATQSSSQFMRHAKRRKLTVEDFNRALRWSNVEAIAGYGAQDALPFRPIKEGELFFVDDRDVNLVELALATNIPKGCAETMVRVNVSYLDGKGNLEPQGTVPSAVQTLSEDLLKYYQQITRAILGEDPHLMKVALLDLQSNSKIAALLPYFVYVISGVKSVSHDLEQLNRLLHMVKSLVQNPYLYLGSYVRSLVSSVMYCILEPLAASINPLNDHWTLRDYAALLLSHIFWTHGDLVSGLYHQILLSLQKVLSDPVRPLCSHYGAVVGLHALGWKAVERVLYPHLPAYWANLQAVLDDYSVSNAQVKADGHKVYGAILVAVERLLKMKALSLSQPAEGSSSAQPGSGGVMGFRVSSPGLSPPPEPLSEAALGIASHLQGPGGAGTPWDDWTPVPLPAMYCELYSFFGDSLAVRFSTGPSLGGCPPSAPSQPPDTRKEPPGPAANPDTTRKMPQLTANLNISPRQDGSPRTEPAPPSLAATAPGRSLARSSSSSSIQRRNSSSRPGQRSAGPSRDVFTKARFPPPQTGPPTFSFLIGGRQMGRRCQGRRFQTSFSSPPPLSTVPPRAYAHKLPVIGRVGKPVRRWTCSHYSLHLPL, from the exons ATGGAGGAGAGGCGCTTCGCGGAAGTCCCCAGAGAGTCTGTCAAACTCATGGCTGAGAGTGCGGGAGTAGAACTCAGCGACGATGTGGCTGCATTGTTGGCTGAAGATGTCTGCTACCGGCTTAGGGAAGCCACACAG AGCAGCTCTCAGTTCATGAGACATGCCAAGAGGAGGAAGCTGACAGTAGAGGACTTCAACAGAGCACTGCGCTGGAGCAATGTGGAG GCCATAGCTGGCTACGGTGCGCAAGATGCCCTACCTTTCCGACCGATCAAGGAGGGCGAGCTATTCTTTGTGGATGACCGTGATGTCAACCTGGTTGAACTTGCCCTGGCCACCAACATACCCAAGGGCTGTGCAGAGACCATGGTGCGAG TGAACGTGTCTTATCTGGATGGGAAAGGCAACCTGGAGCCTCAAGGTACAG TTCCCAGTGCTGTACAAACTCTCTCTGAGGATCTGCTCAAGTACTACCAGCAGATCACCCGGGCCATACTAGGAGAGGACCCACACCTTATGAAG GTGGCTTTGCTGGATCTCCAGTCCAACTCCAAGATTGCTGCCCTCCTGCCATATTTTGTATATGTCATCAGTGGG GTGAAGTCTGTGAGCCACGACCTGGAGCAGCTGAACCGTCTGCTGCACATGGTGAAGAGTCTGGTGCAGAACCCCTACCTGTACCTCGGCTCCTACGTGCGTAGCCTGGTGTCCAGCGTCATGTACTGCATCCTGGAGCCGCTGGCCGCCTCCATCAACCCCCTCAACGACCACTGGACCTTAAGGGACTACGCAGCACTTCTGCTCAGCCACATCTTCTG GACCCATGGAGACCTGGTCAGTGGTCTGTACCATCAGATTCTGCTGTCTCTGCAGAAGGTTCTGTCAGACCCGGTCCGCCCACTTTGTTCTCACTATGGAGCTGTCGTGGGGCTACACGCACTCGGGTGGAAG GCTGTTGAGCGGGTGTTATATCCACACCTGCCAGCCTACTGGGCTAACCTGCAAGCTGTCCTGGATGATTACTCCGTCTCCAACGCCCAGGTGAAAGCAGACGGACACAAGGTCTACGGAGCCATCCTG GTGGCGGTGGAGCGCCTGCTGAAGATGAAagccctgtctctgtcccagccAGCGGAGGGGAGCAGCAGCGCCCAGCCGGGCTCTGGGGGCGTGATGGGTTTCAGGGTGAGTTCCCCCGGGCTCAGCCCCCCTCCAGAGCCCCTCTCCGAGGCCGCCCTGGGCATCGCCAGCCACCTGCAGGGACCTGGGGGGGCTGGCACCCCCTGGGATGACTGGACCCCCGTCCCCCTGCCCGCCATGTACTGTGAGCTCTACTCCTTCTTCGGCGACAGCCTGGCGGTACGCTTCAGCACGGGCCCCAGCTTGGGAGGTTGCCCCCCGTCAGCCCCCTCCCAGCCCCCTGATACGAGGAAGGAGCCCCCTGGTCCCGCTGCTAACCCAGACACCACGCGCAAGATGCCTCAGCTCACTGCTAACCTCAACATCAGCCCCCGGCAAGACGGGAGCCCTCGCACTGAGCCCGCCCCACCTAGTCTAGCTGCCACTGCTCCAGGAAG gTCCCTGGCTcgctcttcctcctcatcctccatccAGCGCAGAAACTCCTCCTCCCGGCCGGGACAGCGCTCAGCGGGTCCATCCCGCGACGTGTTCACCAAGGCCCGTTTCCCCCCTCCTCAGACCGGACCCCCCACATTCTCCTTCCTCATCGGGGGACGTCAGATGGGCCGGCGCTGCCAGGGTCGCCGCTTCCAGACCAGCTTCAGCTCTCCCCCACCCCTGTCCACCGTACCGCCCCGTGCCTACGCCCACAAGCTGCCCGTCATCGGGAGGGTTGGCAAACCGGTGCGCCGCTGGACCTGCTCCCACTACTCCCTGCACCTgcccctctga
- the kcnk7 gene encoding potassium channel, subfamily K, member 7, whose amino-acid sequence MVCWVDSSQRFCRKHAFWFLLLSYVLFTLFGGLVLMAIEQPQENKLRAQVLELRGNFLRDNYCAPESRLDTIIVKASFSANRNIAVLDAHRDDWSWDFISSMFFVINVLTVRGYGNSSLLSDDGKLFCIFYCLLGIPLTLYVLSCLSDLMLPILTHGPVRHLQTYWGLPYGRAVLLHASLFSLVLVILLFLLPATSLCYLEPEWSFLETLFFCVVTLSTIGQGDYLLGKRRNKATKECMEFLTSCESSHSRVGVNSI is encoded by the exons ATGGTCTGTTGGGTCGACTCGTCCCAGAGGTTCTGTCGGAAGCATGCCTTCTGGTTCCTGCTCCTCAGCTACGTCCTCTTCACACTCTTTGGGGGTCTGGTGCTCATGGCTATTGAGCAGCCCCAGGAAAACAAGCTCAGAGCACAGGTCCTTGAACTCCGAGGGAACTTTCTGAGGGACAACTACTGCGCACCGGAGAGCAGGCTGGATACAATTATCGTGAAAGCGTCCTTTTCTGCTAATCGAAACATTGCTGTCTTAGATGCACACAGAGATGATTGGAGCTGGGATTTTATCTCGTCCATGTTCTTTGTGATCAATGTTTTGACTGTCCGTG GTTATGGTAACTCCAGTCTCCTTTCTGATGACGGCAAACTTTTCTGCATCTTCTACTGCCTGCTGGGAATCCCCCTCACCCTTTATGTCCTCTCCTGCCTGTCTGACCTCATGCTGCCCATCCTTACCCACGGCCCTGTGCGCCACCTCCAGACCTACTGGGGCCTGCCCTACGGCCGGGCAGTGCTGCTCCATGCCAGCCTCTTCTCTCTGGTCCTGGTGATACTCTTGTTCCTGCTGCCCGCTACCAGCCTCTGCTACCTGGAGCCAGAGTGGAGCTTCCTGGAGACCCTGTTCTTCTGCGTGGTCACCCTCAGCACCATCGGCCAGGGGGACTATCTACTGGGGAAAAGGCGCAACAAGGCGACCAAGGAGTGCATGGAATTCCTCACCTCCTGTGAGAGTAGCCATAGcagagttggggtcaattcaatttag